The Antechinus flavipes isolate AdamAnt ecotype Samford, QLD, Australia chromosome 4, AdamAnt_v2, whole genome shotgun sequence genomic interval TTATGCTACctaaatagaaagatagagagacagagaagagtaGCTTTAATGGTCTTCAAGaacctttccatctctaaatttatgatcctacaaTCATGCAAATTTCTatagggaaattatttttcttcttgagatAATTTTCATATTGAACAATTATATGTGAGAATAATGACAATAAATGCAATTAATTAAAGTTAGTAAGTAGGCCTCTTAGGAGAGACATGCCAGAATGAAAAGGTATGGACAAAGTCCATCAAATGTCCATCTACAAGGACAACCAATGCCAAAGTCAAGCTAATGAATTCACCAGTAAAAACAAATGTAGAGACCTAGGAAGGCATCTTAAAATGGAATTAGGAAGAAAGCTATATCAGCTCTGAGTTTGATTAGTAACTCTTGAGGAGACATACGTTATCagtaaaatacatacacacacatacacatacacatgcacagaATCTCCGACTATCCTTTTATAGTAATAGAATACTTGGCATGCCAGCCACACACTCAAATCATTCAAATATATCAGTTCTTCTGGGAAACAGTAGTTCAGGCAAAGAATGATGACAATCTGAACTAGctaagaaggaagggagaaagagagggaggaaggaaggaaggaaggaaggaaggaaggaaggaaggaaggaaggaaggaaggaaggaaggaaggaagaaagaaaaaagaaagaaagaaagaaagaaaaaagaaagaaagaaagaaagaaagaaagaaaaaagaaagaaagaaagaaaaaagaaagaaagaaagaaagaaagaaaagaaagaaagaaagaaagaaagaaaagaaagagagagagaagagagagagagaaggaagaaagaaagaaaaaagaaagagagagagaaggaagaaagaaagaaagaaagaaaaaagaaaaaagaaagaaagaaagaaagaaagaaagaaagaaagaaagaaagaaagaaagataaataatctAGGTTATTTTATTTGGAGGTTATTTTATGCTCCAAGGTCACCCCAACCAAAGATTATAACTCAGTGGCTTATACAGTTTGTTCCAGAAGGTTAAATGGGAGTATGTGTTGAATTATGTGTCTTAAGCTCCACAGGGTCTTCTCgtcttgaaagaaagaaagaaagaaagaaagaacgaaagaaagaaagaagaaaaggaagaaagaaagaaagaagaaagaaagaaaagaaagaaagaagaaaaggaagaaagaaagaaagaagaaaagaaagaaagagagagagagagagagagagagagagagagagaagagagagagagagagagattgtgttaagtactggagatacaaatatgagCAGCAAGATAGTCCCTCCCCTCCAAAGAGCTTACAATATATTTgaggaagacaaaatataaaaagggattttatgggaagagagagaagtcaACTTGGCATTGCATGGAAATGTCCTGGAAGTGCAGTGGACGCCTGATCCATGTATGGTGAGGCCAAAGTGGAGCTTTCATAGACCAAAAGAGTTCGAGGGACAGAGACCAAGTGGGCAGAAAGCAGAGATCATGATCCAAATGGCGACTCATGAGTGGAGATAATCTAGAAGTTTGATAGAAGCCTGGAAGGCAAGATAAGGCCAAAGCTGGCTTATTGGAGAACAAAGGTTTTGGTCATATCCATTGTAGAAGGGGACAGATGTGAGAGATACTgtaggagaaaaatagaaaagatttggtGATTAATTGAAGATGGGGTTGGGGGGTGGCAgtgtgagaaaaaataaagaggtaagGATTTCTTACAAGTTGTGCACCTGTGTAACTGAAAGGGTGGTAGTGCCTTCTACTATGACATGTTTATTTTGGAATTATATACAATCTTGCTATAAACATCATTGAAcagacattttctcatttttgttcttgATAATGCTTTCTGTAGATATTCCCAACAACAGAATTATTGTATTAAAGTGTATGATTGTTTTTGTAATTATTAGTGTTTACTGTTAGGTTGCTTTCAAAAAATATTCTActagtttacaattccaccaacaatgaataaGTTTCTTCACAATAGCAGTTTGTTCttcttatcaatatttttttctcctgatttatTTATGTTAGTGCACACTTAACTATGCCTGCTCCTTGCTCATACTACGAGCCTACTGTGAACTAAGGGGCTCAAATGTTCAGAAATTTCATTAGTCCTTTTGCAACCTACTTATGAATATCTTATGATAATGACCATAGCCTATATAATAGTAAATTGCAAAtaagtcaaaaatatttattttgtgtttaatgcTAAGCTATATGATGCCTCAAACCCAGGGGGAAAGGATAATCTTTGCCCAATGAAAGCTTATAGCCTCATGTTAGAATAAATATAATTAGAATAGATATGTGTTAAGATCTGTATATATCTACctacacatatatgtaacatgtaatatatacatctgtgtatgtgtatttaatttaCCATgtaacttttaaacatttttagaatGTTTTAGTCTGTGGTTTATATTTTgtgggaaggcaggaaggaagtaaagataaGAGTCTGTTGAAAGAGTAGGGGAGTAGGGTAGGAGGGAAGGCTGGAGGACTAGATAATAACTGGGAAGAGTGGGAAAGAGATAAGGGaagtgaggaaaaggaagaggtgaCAACAGGAAGGAATTGGTGTAGGTCCACTAGGGAGAAAAACTGGCTAAAGTAGCTTTAGGAAGATAGATGACTCTTAAGGGCCTAACTAAGGATAAAAAGGCTTATGATGATAATTGTTTATATGCTTTTTCATCTTTCTGAACATCTTCAGTGATTATATTATTTGACCTTCATGGCCTTATAAGATAGGTAgagaaaatctttattttatagaggtgGCAATGACAATACAGTGATTAAGATATTAGTTCAAATTTATCCAAATGAATTAATGAGAGAACTGGGATTAGAAACTGTACTCTGTCCATAGCCTAGTACTGGGAGATGGTAGAAGTTAGGCATGAAAAATGACATCATTGTTGCTTGCATGAGTGTTCTATATAGAGCAGCATATTTCTTCCTGGAGTTTCTGAGGTTATATACCACCAAATATATTTCCAAAGATTGAATGATAATGATGGTAAATTTGGTGACATATGAATGGAGGTCACCTACCTCTTCCATGTTTTGTACTTTTTCTAAGGATTTTGTCCTTTACTCTTTTCAGATTTCCAGTATTAAGAAtcagttattttgttttattttttctttctggaattcTAATGGTGTGGAGCCACAAGAACATGTTAGCAAGGATGCAATAAGGAtaggaaattattaaataatgtaCTAAAATACGTTCCAAGTGGACAAGtaagtttcatttaaaaatctatgctattaaaaacaaaacaaataccaaaagatgaaaatattagagGAAGAGTTAGCTTTCAGATCTatgatttggttttttaaaaaaatcataactaaAGTAGGGATCAGATGatatttgttgtcattgtttttggTGTTTCTGATTCTCCGTGATCCTATTTgggttgggggggtggggaggattgGAAGAGATATTgtagtggtttgccttttccttcttcagctcattgaggcagagttaagtgacttgcctagggtcacacaactaataactgactaagatcagatttgaacacaaaAGATAAAACCTTCTtgtctccaagtccagcactcaatccactgcaccatctagctgcttaaCTAGAACAGGAAAGGATTCCctaatcttttaattatttctgataAGCAACTGATATCCAAGATACATAGACAATTGATACTAATGAATAAGACCAAGAGCTATTCTCTAAGACAAATGAATACCAGGAAATTGATTATGAAACTATTGAAGCTATTCCAGGGTTTAAGGAAATATAGATAGGGCCTCATAGAGTAAAATGCTTCCAAATAGGCAGACCAGGAAGAATGGGTCATGCtcaagaatgaaaattttaagatGTAAAGGGAACCAATAAATTCCAATGAATAGAGCAAATGGTTGTATCTGAAGATACTATTATGAATGCGCAAGGAACTTATTAACCAAgtaaataaaatcaagagaaatatacacacacatgcatatgttccTATACATATAACCTTGACACAtacatgtaaaatttaaaataatttaaaggaaaacaacatgtaaTATTGAAACTCTGATATGGTCATGATCAATATGCTCAATGATGATGAATAATATGTCAGgttcttgtttatttgtttgatgATAGTTCTGTATTAGAAAAGAGGGTTCAATGACTGATGGTGATGGTAGTGGAGAATTATAGGGAAACAAATTTCTAAAAAGCAACCATAAAATGTAACAGAAGAAACTAGCTAGGTAATGCTGTGgatagacttggagtcaggaggacaggAATGCAAATCCTAcgtagacacttactagctacaaATCTACCCAAAATCCTCTGTGGGTAAGTTACTTAGCTCGCCTTGgtctcctcaattgtaaaatagggctaataatGGCAACTACCAGAGTTGTTATGAGtaataaaggagataatatttttaaagtgctttgcaaatcttcaagtgctacataaatgatagttattattggttatttttaaaaatcattaaagattATCATCCTATCAAAAATGCTCTCCACACAAAGAactgtctgaatatagattgaagcatactttaaaaaaaaaaaaaaaactttacttttcttgaggaaaggaaaatgatcatTCTCTGGAAGGAGTCAAGAGTCAGGCTCTGTGCCATAGGTGCTCTGCCATCTGATGCTCATTATCTCTGCAACTcttggcaagccatttaacctacctgagcctgtttcctcatctataatggGAGAATCTAACTATCTGGCCTCTTTAGTCCCTTTCAGCCCTAAATCTTTTTCCTCTGATCATAGCTCTAGGGCAAGAGGCATGATAGGAGTTGGGAAAGGACAGTAATGCCCTTCAAGCTTAATGCCCAATGCTGTAACTGGGAAGTAGCCGTGACCAAACCAGGGCATTTAGCCCAGGATTGTTGCCATCAAGTGGGCTATGCTGTCCAGGTCCACATGTCCCTAGAAGTGAGATGAAAGGATAATCTGGTATAATGGAAGCAGTAATGGTAGCTAGGTGGCGTGGTAGAGAGAAAGCCAGGCCtgaagtctttttctttgatctctttaggatacagacacagtagaAGCATTGCTAGATCCAAAGGTATGGACAATTTTATAGTCCTGTATTTTAgttgcaaattgttttccagaatggttgggccagttcacaacttcaccttTGTTGTTATGTTAGCCAATCAAACAGGTATAAGGTAGcgtcttagagttgttttaatttttgtttctttaatcaatagtgatttagagcattttgactactgatagtttttgttttcttcttctgaaagctTCCTAGTCATAACCTTTTACCCTGTATCAATTTGGAAAATaactcttatttctataaatttgagaaatgagacctttatcagagaaatttgctctatttttaccatcttttctgttttctgtctAATTATGACTTCATTagttttgttatataaaaattttttaatttagtaaaattattcattttttctcccatGATCCTCTATCTTTTGTTTAATCATAAACTCTTTCTTTATACATAGCAaatcagaagttcttaacctaGAGTGTCTGAACTTTTGTAAAAAATTGATTTGATAACTATTCCAATATATTTgtcttcctttgtaattttacatattttattttattaataaattttacaAGAATGCCAAAGagatctatgacacaaaaaaaaagatttaggaaattctgaaatagatgatctctgagatcccttccctCTCCAAAATTAACATGATTCTTTCCCAATACTTTCTGTAATCACAAGTATTCAAATGATACTCATAATGATTACCAAAAGCTTCTCAAGCATTAACAAAAGCTTCAATTATGTTCAGTATGCCCTGTTTATTAAGGCAGGAAAATCAACTTAtgtgtttaataataatatttacttacAATGGTTGAAAATGGCTTATAATTAATCATCCCCGTTTTCATTCAAGGACCTCTCAATGTCTCCAGGCAAATCCCTGACTATTTAAAACAAGCTGCCAACATATATCCACACTGGAAGATCCATGAATTCAGACTTTATCCTACTTCCCAGATATCCAGAGAGGATAGTCAATGAATGTTTTTGAAGTGATATAATCTGACTTGCATATTACAAGGATGGATTTTTGAGCCAACATTGGAGGCAGTAAGATCAGCAAAGTAAAAAAGGTCTGAACTCTAATAGTAGCAGATGGAATGGAAAGACTCCTGTAGGAGAGGTTGTAGAGGTAGAATCAGGTATGACTTGGCAACTCTTTGGATGTTGTGAGTGAAAGTTCAAAGGAAGGGTGAAAGTTCAAGATTTTAAGCATGTTTGGCTGAAGAAATACTATCCCCCcataaaaatggaggaaaagtTAGGAGAACTTTGGGACCAAAACCATTTCAACACAGAagcctttttaacttaaaaactgggaaaggaaaaaagaattttgaaaattttttatcaGATACTTATGGTTGAGTTTATTTTAACTTGAACAAGAATGAAGTTTCATAAATGGCTTGACTGGCCACGAGTTGTAAGGTCCTTTCTGAGATTAGATTTAGAGTTTTCTACAAAAGTATTGTCTAAGTATATAAAAACCCAGACAACTGCTTCTCCCAAGTTGgcaacaatttatattttagagCATCTTAatgtgtaatgtccaggctagctctctggtgTGCCTCAGGACCAGCTTGAGGCCCTGGGTTTCCTGGGGGAGTGAAGTGaaggaggctggtcaaagatggagtatGGAggctgaagtcttctctgtggctGAGAGTACCTTGGCAGAGAGAGCCCTGTCTCtgggactcccttaaatacctcagcaCGACTACATCACTATACCACACCGGGCATGGGCAACTATAGAACATCACATCACCACATTGCCCTAAGTATACACCAACTAGATTGACCACctcattacatcacattaagtatgTGCTTACAGAATCACCATCTCACACCAGGTAGGTACTTAACTACAAACACCCTGCTGTTTTAAATTCAAGCATACCctttcagagttctagcccaatacatcaatgaaatatttctaatCAACATCATTTGCTGACCTCCTGGATTTGGAGAGAATAATGCTAACTATACCAGTCAAAAAATTACTGACTCAAAggatctatttatattttatttttatttacttgctAGGACTTTTTAAAAGATACCATTTCCCTTCCTtcgatttttttttaatcatatatatatatatttggataagaaaaaatataaaactgaaatgaGATATACAGCCTCTTTTCTTGTACAttagttccaaatcattatttttatcctGACGGTGCTTGAAAGGATGTTCAGGGACATCCCTGACCCCCTTAATATTCAGGAAGtagatattttcaatttttttggccCCCAAACCTTCCCTTTTTATATCTTTGTGAAACTAAAGATAACTATTAATAAAAATGTGAACTTCCCTTGCTCAATCTCATCTTCCTTGATTACcctttttcctaattccaaattatATCTGCAGTTTAGAATTTAGCACATTACcctttttcctaattccaaattatATCTGCAGTTTAGAATTTAGCacatcattttatctttctatatagTTAGAATTTAGCATATTATTTTGTGTAACCTtttcatgtatacattttgaagTCAGAACCAAAAGCTTTCACTTTTAAATTCTAAGTACCATATACAGAACAGCAGAAGTTTGCTGTGAATGATTTGTAAACGAATTCCCTTCAGATAAAATCACTCTACTGCTTATGCTCATTTGTGTCAccttatttatatgtatacatcagCTCTCTTGTAGACAGAAAGCCAATCACAAGAAAAGCGGATGGCCAGAAGAAAAGCCtcaaaaaaagaacaggaaacaGTTCAGCGATAGGTGTTCTGCAGTAACCCATTTTCGTACTATTTATTGTCTGGACAAAAGTGGAGTTAGAACTCAACCCCAACATTGATTTATGTACCCAAGGGCATGATTCAGTAGTCCCCTTTCAACTCAGAAGATAAAAGAGAGGAGAGGTAAAACCTTGTAATGACACGAGAGCCGGCTTTAAAGAGATAGATCATGTAGGTAACAGCCACGGGATTTAATCATAAAACCTGGATTCAAACGATGGCTCTGTGTGGATAAGGAGCTACTTGTACAGTGTTCTCATCTGCAAACGTGGGAGCGGGACTGGATGGGCTCTAGTACATGTTACACTTATATAGCATTACTTGATGCCTAGGgacaggatggggggaagggagggagaaaaatttgaaacaagtttttgcaaaggtgaatgttgaaaactatttttacatgtattttgaaaataaaaaaaaaaactattattctttttaaaaaatccttttcaaGGGTTAAATCCTATTATCTTTAGCTTTGGGGAAGTGCAAACCCCTATGTGTGTCACGTTCCCCAGGGTCTCCCTCATTCCCAACCAAACACACTCTCTGACACTCTGGATTGTTCTAGATTTTTAACTTTATGGGGACGAGATAAAAAGCAAACACCAAAATCCAAACTCAAATTTCTGAATTAATCTCCCTCCGGAGTCGCCGCCCGGGCAATTCGCCAGTGCTGAGCCCCGTAATCACGGTCCCCGGGCTCTTTTCGGCAGAAAGTCCAGCTCGGCTGAGGCAGCGAGCGACGGCCGACTTTCCGCGGGAGTCAGAGACGGGCGCAGGCCCGGGAGGGCTCAGTCCTCCAGAAGCGAGAAGTCAGAAAGGGCGAAAGCCTGCGTCCCGGCATGGCCGGAGGGCGCTTGGAGCGGGGGCGCTCGGGGGGCTCAGTTCTCCTCAGGCTTGTCCGCCGGGGGCCCGCACGGCTGCAGCATCTTCTCCATCAGGTTGAAGCGCACGCGCGCTTTGCTCTCGTTCTCGGCGATGGCGAAGTAGTTGAGGAGGTCGAAGTGGCCCATGTAGGAGCAGTACGAGTCGCGGTGCTGGTTCACCAGCCATTCCCACTTGGTGGTGTCGGCGTGGCCCGTGCCGATGTACTTGGACTGCAGATGCTCCAGCTGGCTGTGGATGGTGTACCGGTCCGTCATGGTGGCGAGTGCGCGCCCTGAGGTGCTCGCTAATTCAGGCGGCGGCGATCACACCTGTGGCGTTTCTCCGACAGAAACACGTCCCAGAAACACCAGCGAGAGCGAGAGAGCCTCGTGCGTCGCAGACGTTAGATGTCACAGACCTCAAAGCtttcctaattggtctttctgAAACAGGATGCGGAAATAGCGAGTTATCTATACAGACTGGAACTCTGGGACATTAAAGTCCTTTTACAAACTATAAATCCCATGATACTTAATAGTGGGCGTGTGACGTGCTCTATCTCAACTGTCCTTCCATATTGCCTTTCTGAGAGGGTGTAGCATGCTGGAACTTGTAGTCTGCGTAAGATCCGGGTTTTTAAAGCGGCGAGCCAATTCGATTTTATCTTAgcgatgtcattttggtcttcgaGAAGGAAGGACGGCGAACCAACCAGCCTTAGCGGGAAGCTGTTCCTTGGGAGAAGGTGGAGCGTTTGAACTTTGCATTTCTAGGCCTGGGGAGGGCTGTGGCTCAGTTAGAGTGCGTTCAGGCCTTAGTGCCCGTACTTTTATTGACGGGTACctcaaaaaaggaaggaggaatccCGAGCCGTAGAATCCGATCCGTAGACCTCGTCCGGTCCAGGAATTCTCAGTCAAGCGTCCGTGAACTTTATTctgataaacttttaaaatacggCTTTTCCTTCGTAATCTTATaggttttataaatttaaaaatatcattctgagaaTGGAACTAGGGAAGTCCATGACCCAGAAGAAGTGAAGCACCTCGATCTAGCCCAGCCCCTCCTTTGGCACTGTCCCCCCCATTGAGCTGCTGACTCGGTAGAaacgccttttttttttttaaatttattttatttacttttgctttattttctatcccaaacGACACTTCTTAGCACAGTAACAGGCACACCATAAACATTTAAGATGCCTTttgacttggaaaaagaaaattttctcagCAAGTTCTCAAGGTAGCATTTACACCCGTTGTTCTTGTTCTGGCCTCTGGGAGCCCAGTAGAATAAATCTAACTCGGTTCCTGGTGATGGCGTTTCTGACACCTAGTACTTAAGTGCTGCTTAAATCTGATCTGAgctacttttctttccttccttctgccgATGCTCGGCGAATTTAAGGCTTTCACCactctcacttttttcttccgGATCAAAGAAAGGGATCTCAGAGTTTCCCATTCCATTAGTTTACAGATTAAGaagctgaagcccagagaaatgtTATCAATTTACAAAAGCAGCGAttcaagattcaaacccaggtcctgtAAGTCCAAGTTCAGCTCTACTGCGCGACAGTGGGACCCACACTCTCCAACTTCGGGATGCTGAAGTCCACTCTTGCAAGGATTGCGTGCTTGCTCTGACAGGCATTGAAGTTTCTGACTGATGGGGACAGAGAGAATAGCAATCATCTCACTTTATTTCTGCACAGTCTCTTAATCCAGTGGAAGATTGCAGAAGTGTTCTTGACTGGCATGTCCTACTGAGTCTCCAGCTTTTTCAGACAAAATGATGCCTTCTTCAGCTTATCCTTGTGAAATCAATTTTGGGGGGACCAACTGTAAGactacatttatctctattaagtATCAATTTagattggaaataattcataattttagcaaagtagctggctacaaaataagtATCAATTTAGTCAAGCTTGATACACTATCTTGTTCTTTTCTAGTCTTGATTCTGTTATCTAGTGTATTAATGGATATTGCAcaacccactttttttttttttttttttttggctaaaacaattgggatgaagtgatttgcccagggtcatacagctaagaagtgggaagggtctgaggtcaaatttgaactcaggtcctcctgatttcagggctacaTTCAGAAATATAGCTCAGATTAGATTTAAGCAGCACTTAAGTACTAGATGTCAGAAACGCCATTACCAGGAACCGAGTTAGATTTATTCTACTGGGCTCCCAGAGGCCAGAACAAGAACAACGGGTGTAAATGCTACTTCTATCCACTtcggccacctagctgccccacaatccacttttaaaatgagaacaatcttgtcttttttccttagtttcttcctcaggttgtt includes:
- the LOC127562290 gene encoding splicing factor 3B subunit 5 — encoded protein: MTDRYTIHSQLEHLQSKYIGTGHADTTKWEWLVNQHRDSYCSYMGHFDLLNYFAIAENESKARVRFNLMEKMLQPCGPPADKPEEN